The Flammeovirga yaeyamensis genome segment ACATTTTAAATGTATCAAACCCGTCTGCTCCAAAAAGAGTTTATGATGTTGTTGGATACATTTGTGAAACAGATACTTTTGGATACGATCGTAAAATCAGTGAAATTAAAGTAGGCGATATCTTATCTATCGAAAACGCTGGGGCTTATTCTTATAGCATGGCTTCGAACTACAACTCACGTTTTAGACCTGCTGAGGTATTAGTTTATAATGGCCAACCTCATTTAATTAGAGAAAGAGAAACACTTCAAGACCTTATTAGAGGTCAAAAAGATATCTTTTCTGACATCGAAATTAATGTAAAATCTTCTGAGGAAGAGAAAGCAGCAAAATAGATATTAGAAAACATCCCATATAGAAAAAGGCTTACTTCGGTATGCCTTTTTTGTTTTATGATGATTTCAATTAAAAAAATTACTAGATTCAATCCCCTATTATTAATTTTGATGTATGAACAAAGACTTTAAATTAAAACTCAAAGAACATTGCAAAGAAATTGTTGTTCAAAAAATAAAATCTGCTGAAGAAGCGATGAACTCTGCTCAAAATTCTGCCAATGCAGAAACGAGAAGTACAGCAGGAGATAAACATGATACAGCCCGTGCGATGGCGCACTTAGAAAAAGAAAAGATGGGTGAGCAACTTTCACAAAATCTTCAACTTTTAAGGGTGATGGAAGAGTTAAAAGAAACTGATGCAAAAACAGTTGGCCCCGGAAGTTTAGTGGTCACCAATGTTGGAATGTATTATTTATCTATCAGTTTGGGTCAAGTGAAATTCGAGAATCAAATGGTCTTTGTTATTTCTACTCAATCCCCTATTGGACGATTGTTTGTTGGAAAATCAAAAGAGGAAGAAGTAATGTTTAATGGTCGAAAATTTATCATTAAAGAGGTCATATAATTAACGTTTATTTTTTTCTTTTTTGAAAATCGAAGATTCAATCCCCTATTACATTTATCAAACCGTAATTATTTATATCTTTGCTTGATTTTTTTGTGAGGAAACTCCGGAATTATCATCAAGTAGAATTTTATTTTTTAGAATACAACATACAGTATGTCTGAATTCAACCATATTGATTTTGAGCCGAAATGGCAAAAGTACTGGCAAGACAACAATATCTATAAAGTAGATATTGACTCTGATAAGCCAAAATATTACGCATTGGACATGTTCCCGTACCCTTCAGGAGCAGGTCTTCACGTAGGTCACCCTCTAGGATATATCGCATCGGATATCGTTTCACGTTTTAAAAGGCTGAAAGGATTTAATGTGCTACACCCAATGGGATTTGACTCTTTTGGTCTTCCTGCAGAGCAATATGCGATCGAAACTGGTCAGCACCCTGCAATTACAACAGAGTCAAACATCAGTACTTTCAAAAGCCAATTCAACAAAATTGGTAACAGTTACGATTGGGATCGTGAGGTTCAGACATCATCTCCTGACTACTACAGATGGACACAATGGATTTTCCAACAATTGTTCAACTCTTGGTACGACAAGGATGCTAACAAAGCAAAAGACATTTCTGAATTAGTAGCTCACTTCGAAGCAAACGGTACTGAAGGTATCAATGCTGAATGTGATGATAACGCTACACAATTCACAGCTGACGAATGGAAATCATTCAATGCTAAATCTCAAGCTGAAGTTTTACTTCAGTACCGTTTAACTTTCTTATCTGAAGCGATGGTAAACTGGTGTCCTGCATTGGGTACAGTATTAGCCAACGATGAAGTGAAAGATGGTGTTTCTGAAAGAGGTGGACACCCAGTTGAGCGTAAGAAAATGAAACAATGGATGATGCGTATTACAGCTTACGCTGATCGTCTATTAAATAACTTAGATGGATTGAACTGGTCGGATGCATTGAAAGAAATGCAACGTAACTGGATTGGTAAATCTATCGGATGTGAAATCGACTTTAAAGTTGTTGATAAAGACATCACATTAACTGCATTTACAACAAGAGTAGATACTACTTTCGGTGTAACTTATGTAGTTCTTGCTCCAGAACATGAGTTAATTCCTGAATTAACTACTGCTGAGCAAAAAGAAGCAGTAGATGCCTATGTTGAAACTGCTAAAAACAGATCAGAGAGAGAGCGTCAATCGGATGTAAAAACGGTTTCTGGTGTGTTTACTGGTTCTTATGTAATCAACCCATTAACTGGAGAAAAAACTCCTCTATGGATTGCTGATTATGTATTGGCGGGATACGGAACAGGTGTTGTAATGGCCGTTCCTTCATCAGATGATCGTGACTTCCGTTTTGCCAATCACTTCGATTTACCAATCGTGAGAGTGATTGAAGGAACTGAAGACATGGAAGATCCAACTGAAGTCAAAAAAGGTAAAATGATCAACTCTGGTTTCTTGAATGGCTTAGAGTCAGACGAGGCGATCAAAGTTGCTATCGATAAATTAGTAGAAGCAGGTCAAGGAAAAGCGAAAGTAAACTTCCGTATCCGTGATGCTGTATTCTCACGTCAACGTTATTGGGGTGAGCCAGTTCCAGTATATTTTGATGAAAACGGTATTCCTCAATTGGTTCCAGACGAGCAACTTCCTTTGGATTTACCAGAAGTAGAGAAATACTTACCTACACCTGAAGGTGATCCTCCATTAGGAAATGCTAAAGACTGGAAATTTGATGGTAAATTCGGTTACGAATTAACGACAATGCCAGGTTGGGCAGGTTCTTCTTGGTACTTCTTACGTTACATGGATCCTCAAAACAAAGAGGCATTTGTATCTAAAGAAGCTGCTGAGTATTGGAATCAAGTGGACTTATACGTTGGTGGTACTGAGCACGCAACTGGTCACTTATTGTACTCTAGATTCTGGAACATGTTCTTGTTTGACATGGGCTTCATCAACCATGAAGAGCCATTCCAAAGAATCGTAAACCAAGGTATGATCCAAGGTCGTTCGAACTTTGTTTACAGAGTAAAAGGTACTAACCAATTCGTATCTCACGGATTGAAAAAAAACTATGATGTTCAACCGTTATATGTTGATGTAAACATCGTAGAAAATGATGTTTTAGACACTGAGAAATTCAAGCAATGGCGTCAAGATTATGCTAACGCTGAATTTATCTTGGAAGACGGTAAATACATCTGTGGTCACGTTGTAGAAAAGATGTCAAAATCGAAATACAATGTGGTGAATCCAGACGTAGTAATTGAGAAATATGGTGCTGACACACTTCGTTTATACGAAATGTTCTTAGGACCACTTGAGCAATCGAAGCCATGGTCGATGCAAGGTATCGACGGTGTTTGGAAATTCCTTCGTAAGCTATGGAGATTATTCTACAGTGACGCTGGTGAATTATTAGTGGTTGATGGAAAAGCAACTCCTGAAGAATTGAAAATCTTACACAAGACGATCAAGAAAGCAGGTGAAGATATGGAAAGCTTGAGCTTGAACACTACAGTTCCTGCTTACATGGTATGTGTTAATGAGTTAGCTGCTGCAAAATGTCATAAGAAAGAGGTATTGGAGCAATTACTAGTGATCCTATCTCCTTTCGCTCCACACATTGCTGAAGAATTATGGCAAACGGCTTTGGGTAAAACTACCTCGATTGTAACTGAAGAATTCCCATCGTTTGATGCATCGTTGCTTGTTGAAGCTTCACATACTTACCCTGTATCTATCAACGGTAAGATGAGAGTGAAATTGGATTTACCAATTGATATTTCTCAAGAAGAAGCCAAAGAAGCCGTATTTGCTAATGAAATAGTTCAAAAATGGATAGAGGATAAACCTATCAAAAAATTCATCTTTGTTCCAAAGAGAATTGTAAACGTGGTGGTTTAATCATTTCCTAAATAATATTGAAAACGGATGCGTGAAAATGTATCCGTTTTTTTATGTTCAGATAATTATAAAAATTGGCATAATAATTCTACTACTCGCTCTAGACCATAATTCTTTATTTAAAAAACAAGCAAACATGAAAAACTGCTATTTTTTTATTTTGATGATTTTCTTTATTAGTTGTGCTAAAAAGGAAAATTCTCTAGTGTATCAAAACCCCAACTCAAGTGATATAAAACTGGTAATGAACAGTGCATTATCACATTCTGAAATTGAAATCCCATCACATATAGAAGGAAATCAAATCCACTATACAATTGATAAAAATGCTTTCATCACTTTAAAAGATGGTGATTTAGAAATAGAATTCTTCGCTACCCCCTCTGGTTCAAGTGAGATTATTAGAGAAGAAAATAATCAATTTGTATTTAAAGGTGATCTAGGGAATTACAATCAAAGTGTATTTAATATACAAGCTAAGTTTGATCACTTTTTAGAAAACAATGTCCTCAGAAATACACAAAAGGAGGAATTGGAAGAAAAGATATCTCAATTAAAAAGTGATTTGATCAAAGAGATTCCAACGGATATAACCCAACAACAACAATTAGAAATTAAAGAAATGATTGCACTTGATGCTGCATTTTTACACATCAAGCATGCTATACAAACAGGGTATGGTCGACAAAAAGACTATAGTATACCTGAGCAATATGATATTCAAAATTTTAATATCGATATTCTAGAAAAATTATATGACGAGAACTTCAATTACTTATCATATTACATTCCGAATTATCTAAACTTGATGTTCCTTAACGATGAGATCTATCAGTTAGCTGGTGAATTCTATTTTGACTTAAGAACAGACGAATTTCAGAATTTAGATATAGAACCTCGTTTAAAAGAGATGTTTATCGCTTCTACAATAGCAGAGTCAATTAACACTCAAGGATTAAAAGACAACAACGAAGCGTCCTTATATCAGTTCTTACACGATTATCCAGATTACTCTCATAAAGAAGAATTAATCGCAACTTTGAAAAACAATTCCACTATGAAAGATGGGAATGTTGCCCCTATCATTCATGCATTTGATGCGAATGGAGAAATATTTCATTTAAAAAATCATGAAGGCAAAGTAGTATATATTAATGTATGGGCGACTTGGAATGAGAACTTCAATCAACAAATAAAAGATATTAAAGCTTTAAAGTCGAAATACGAAGGGCAAGACATTGAGATCATCTCCCTATCTGTAGACCGTGATCAACAACATTGGAAAGACTATATTGACTATTCAGGTGAGATTAAAAACAATATTTGGACTTCTAAAGTAGATCAGTTTTACAGTAATTATAAAGTCTACACTGTCCCTCGTTTTATTCTAATTGATAAAAACGGGAAATTAATAAATAGCTTTGCTCCCGCTCCTGATTCCAAAGAATTAGACGATTTGATTGCAGAAGCACTTTAATAAAAACATTATATACTTCAACAAAAGATGCACAAACGTGCATCTTTTGTTTTTTAATAGACTATTAATAAGTAATAACATTCATAAACACTCAAAAACACGAATAAATTGTAGATTACAGTATTATTTGAACCTATTATCAATGAAAATGAAAAAGTTATTACTTGTATTGTCGAGTTTACTATTCGTTTTTGGATGCTCTCCATCCAAAAAAATTGATGCACAATACGTAGAAGACCTTAACATCGCTTTAACTAAAGCTGGAGAAAACAGAGCTGAACTACAATTAGCAATTGATGAAATGTCGCAGGATAAGGTAAATGCAATGGCTTTTTTGATTGCCTATATGCCTGAGAGAGATTTAAAAACATTATCTGCCGAATATCTAATTAAGAATGTTAATCTGGCGTATAAGGCTAAAAACGAATTCCCTTGGGGAAATGAAATTCCAGATTCTGTATTTTACAATGATGTTCTTCCGTATGCTTTAATGAACGAAAGAAGAGATGATTGGAGAGAAGATTTCTACAATCGTTTCGCTCCTATCGTAAAAGATTGCAAAACTATGGAAGAGGCGATTACCATTATTAATGATACAATTATTGATGTGGTGAAAGTAAAATATTCTACAGAAAGAGAAAAGCCGGACCAATCTCCTTATGAGTCAATTGACCAAGGTTTAGCTTCTTGTTCTGGTTTATCTGTATTATTAGCAGATGCTTTTAGAAGTGTCGGTATTCCAACACGTTTAGCAGGTACACCAAACTGGACAACAAAAGAAGGCAACCATAACTGGAACGAAGTATGGCTAAAAGGACAATGGTATTTTACTGAATACTATCCATCTGGATTAGATAAATCATGGTTCTTGGCAGACGCAGGTGTGGCAGATACTAAAGACCCAAAACATTGGATTTATGCTTCCTCATGGAAACCCGCTCAATACGATTTCCCTTTGGTTTGGGATTACGATATTAAATACGTTCATGCACATAATGTAACGGATAGATATATTGATCTTTGGCACAAAGAACAAGCTCAAAATGTGGGTAAGGAAGGTAAAGTAGCCGTAAGAATCAAAATGTTCAAAAATAAGGCTTGTACTTTAATTAGTGATAATCGTGTGGAAACTGAAGTGACAATTTCTGCCGATAGGAAAATCATTGAAAGTGGTAAAACAGCAGGTCCTTTAAAAGACATGAATGATATTTTACAATTCTATTTGGATAAAAATAAAACCTATCAGATGACGTATTTTGATAGCAAGGGAAATCCTGTGACTAAATCGTTAGCTGTTGAGGCTGATAACATGGAACTTACACTTTATAAGGAAATATAGAACGAGGAGTTCTCAATTTACACCTAAACTAAAAAGTACTTGAGCAATCGAGTACTTTTTTTTATTCTCATTTCTTTGATTTAATTTCGAGGTCATGAAAAATGACAAAGCTGTAGAACAAACTTTTGGACACAGACTAAGGGTAAGAGTCTGTGGAGTGCTAGTTGAAGGAGAAAAAATTT includes the following:
- a CDS encoding transglutaminase-like domain-containing protein, whose product is MKKLLLVLSSLLFVFGCSPSKKIDAQYVEDLNIALTKAGENRAELQLAIDEMSQDKVNAMAFLIAYMPERDLKTLSAEYLIKNVNLAYKAKNEFPWGNEIPDSVFYNDVLPYALMNERRDDWREDFYNRFAPIVKDCKTMEEAITIINDTIIDVVKVKYSTEREKPDQSPYESIDQGLASCSGLSVLLADAFRSVGIPTRLAGTPNWTTKEGNHNWNEVWLKGQWYFTEYYPSGLDKSWFLADAGVADTKDPKHWIYASSWKPAQYDFPLVWDYDIKYVHAHNVTDRYIDLWHKEQAQNVGKEGKVAVRIKMFKNKACTLISDNRVETEVTISADRKIIESGKTAGPLKDMNDILQFYLDKNKTYQMTYFDSKGNPVTKSLAVEADNMELTLYKEI
- the leuS gene encoding leucine--tRNA ligase; the encoded protein is MSEFNHIDFEPKWQKYWQDNNIYKVDIDSDKPKYYALDMFPYPSGAGLHVGHPLGYIASDIVSRFKRLKGFNVLHPMGFDSFGLPAEQYAIETGQHPAITTESNISTFKSQFNKIGNSYDWDREVQTSSPDYYRWTQWIFQQLFNSWYDKDANKAKDISELVAHFEANGTEGINAECDDNATQFTADEWKSFNAKSQAEVLLQYRLTFLSEAMVNWCPALGTVLANDEVKDGVSERGGHPVERKKMKQWMMRITAYADRLLNNLDGLNWSDALKEMQRNWIGKSIGCEIDFKVVDKDITLTAFTTRVDTTFGVTYVVLAPEHELIPELTTAEQKEAVDAYVETAKNRSERERQSDVKTVSGVFTGSYVINPLTGEKTPLWIADYVLAGYGTGVVMAVPSSDDRDFRFANHFDLPIVRVIEGTEDMEDPTEVKKGKMINSGFLNGLESDEAIKVAIDKLVEAGQGKAKVNFRIRDAVFSRQRYWGEPVPVYFDENGIPQLVPDEQLPLDLPEVEKYLPTPEGDPPLGNAKDWKFDGKFGYELTTMPGWAGSSWYFLRYMDPQNKEAFVSKEAAEYWNQVDLYVGGTEHATGHLLYSRFWNMFLFDMGFINHEEPFQRIVNQGMIQGRSNFVYRVKGTNQFVSHGLKKNYDVQPLYVDVNIVENDVLDTEKFKQWRQDYANAEFILEDGKYICGHVVEKMSKSKYNVVNPDVVIEKYGADTLRLYEMFLGPLEQSKPWSMQGIDGVWKFLRKLWRLFYSDAGELLVVDGKATPEELKILHKTIKKAGEDMESLSLNTTVPAYMVCVNELAAAKCHKKEVLEQLLVILSPFAPHIAEELWQTALGKTTSIVTEEFPSFDASLLVEASHTYPVSINGKMRVKLDLPIDISQEEAKEAVFANEIVQKWIEDKPIKKFIFVPKRIVNVVV
- a CDS encoding 3-oxoacyl-ACP synthase; this translates as MNKDFKLKLKEHCKEIVVQKIKSAEEAMNSAQNSANAETRSTAGDKHDTARAMAHLEKEKMGEQLSQNLQLLRVMEELKETDAKTVGPGSLVVTNVGMYYLSISLGQVKFENQMVFVISTQSPIGRLFVGKSKEEEVMFNGRKFIIKEVI
- a CDS encoding TlpA family protein disulfide reductase, producing MKNCYFFILMIFFISCAKKENSLVYQNPNSSDIKLVMNSALSHSEIEIPSHIEGNQIHYTIDKNAFITLKDGDLEIEFFATPSGSSEIIREENNQFVFKGDLGNYNQSVFNIQAKFDHFLENNVLRNTQKEELEEKISQLKSDLIKEIPTDITQQQQLEIKEMIALDAAFLHIKHAIQTGYGRQKDYSIPEQYDIQNFNIDILEKLYDENFNYLSYYIPNYLNLMFLNDEIYQLAGEFYFDLRTDEFQNLDIEPRLKEMFIASTIAESINTQGLKDNNEASLYQFLHDYPDYSHKEELIATLKNNSTMKDGNVAPIIHAFDANGEIFHLKNHEGKVVYINVWATWNENFNQQIKDIKALKSKYEGQDIEIISLSVDRDQQHWKDYIDYSGEIKNNIWTSKVDQFYSNYKVYTVPRFILIDKNGKLINSFAPAPDSKELDDLIAEAL